Genomic segment of Bacteroidota bacterium:
ATTCTGGATATCTAATTTTAAAACGGAATTAAAAGCCTCCAGTGATTTTTTATATTCCGGTTTTGGAAGAAATAAATAATCCAGGCCGAGATTCGTAAGAATATCTATGTTCTGAGGATCAGTTTTAAGATAATCCTGTAAAATTCCTATAGCGCCATCAGCATTGTTCGCTTCGAATAAACAATCGCTCAAACCCAGTGCATACGAAGCATTGGTGGAATCCATCTGATAGGCTTTTTGATAGTCGAATAACGCGTATTTAACATTTCCAAAGTCGAGATACTCATTTGCCCGAAGGAAATATAAGTCGGCATTTTCAGGAGATTTTTTTAATTGATTGGATAAGTCTGCTATCTGTGGAGTCAGTTTTTCCATCATTTCTAACGAATCCACAGAGCTCCCTTTACCTTTTGAAAAACTAAAGATCTTGTTTTCCGATAATATGAAAAAGCCACCGATCAGCAGTAAAACTACCGCTCCACCTATGATCCACCTCTTTGAAAGCATTATGCAAAGTTACATTTTTAAACATATTAAAGCGATGTTGTAGCTGTAAAATCGTGTGTTGTGATTAATTTTGCCGCAGAAATTTAAAAAATGAAACAGATCGGTTCAGCTATCCTAATATTATTTTTGCTCATTAATTTGAGTTCAGGATGTAAACAAAGTAACAATTCGGAAGCAAATGGAACACCAACCATTTCAGAAGAAAAGAAAGATACTCTTACCTATCCGCAGGAAAAACACCTCAAAAATTTAAAACAACTCACGTTCGGAGGCGATAATGCTGAAGGGTATTTCAGTTTTAATAGTGAGATGATCGTTTTTCAACGTAGAAATGCCAACGAAAATGTGCCATGTGATCAGATCTATTACGGTAAATTACCGACCGACGATTCGCGTTTTGAATACAGTTTGTTGAGCACCGGAAAAGGAAGAACTACCTGTAGTTATTTTTTACCGGGAAATGATAAAGTATTATACGCCTCCACTCATGCAAAAGTGGATACCTGTATGCCCGATCCGGATAGGAGCAAAGGATATTTATGGGGAGTGCATTCCAGTTATGAAATTTATATTTCAGATCTTAAAGGAAATATAGTTCAACAATTGACAGACAATAATTATTACGATGCAGAAGCAGTAGTTTCCCCGAATGGAGATAAAATATTATTTACAAGTAATAGAAGTGGTGATCTTGAATTATGGACTATGACCTTAGAAGGAAAGGATCCAAAACAAATTACAAAAGGTTTAGGATACGACGGAGGAGCATTTTTTTCGCCTGATGGAAGTAAAATTATTTTCCGCGCAAGCAGACCCTCAACTGCCGAAGCAATAAAAGAATATAAGGATCTTTTAAAGGAAGGATTTGTGAAACCAACTGCTATGGAATTATTTATTTGTAATGCAGATGGAAGTGAATTAAAACAAATAACGAATCTTGGTGGCGCCAACTGGGCTCCATTTTTTCATCCATCCGGAAATAAGATCATATTTTCAAGCAACCACACTACGAAACGCGTTCCGTTTAATTTATTTATGATAAATCTGGATGGAACAGGATTAGAACAAATAACTTTTGATACTATTTTCGATTCGTTCCCGATGTTTAGTTATGATGGAAAAAAATTAATTTTTGCAAGTAACAGAAATACAGGTGGTTCACGCGATACCAATTTATTTATTGCCGATTGGGTGGATTAATAATCCTACTTTATTATGAAAACGATAATTAAAAATGCATTCGTTGTAAATGAAGGAAAAATATCTTCGCAGGATGTATTAATAAATAATGGTCGTATTCAGAAAATTGATTCCAATATTCAAATAGAAGGAAATTATAAGGAAATAAATGCAGAGGGCTTGCATTTATTGCCCGGTATCATCGACGATCAGGTGCACTTCAGAGAGCCGGGACTTACGCATAAAGGTGAAATATATACTGAAAGCAGAGCTGCGGTAGCGGGTGGTGTCACCAGTTTTATGGATATGCCGAATGTAAATCCTCCCTCCCTCACCCAGCAATTATTAGAACAACGATATTTATTAGCCGCAGATAGGTCGATTGCGAATTATTCCTTTTACATGGGTGTGAGCAACGATAATGTGGAAGAGGTTTTAAAAACGGATGCAAAAACAATTTGCGGAATTAAAATATTTATGGGTTCTTCCACCGGAAATATGTTAGTGGATGATAAAAACACCTTGGAAAATCTGTTTAGAAATGCACCTACATTAATAGCTACACATTGTGAGGATGAAGCTACAATTTTACACAACCTCGAATTAGCAGAAGAAAAATTTGGGGAGGACATTCCTGTTGAATATCATCCTATAATAAGAAACGAGGAAGCTTGTTTTTTATCGTCATCCTTTGCATCAGAACTTGCTAAAAAATGCAATACACGTTTGCATATATTACATATCAGTACAGGGGAAGAAATTAAATTATTTGATAATAAAGTTCCACTCAAGGATAAAAGAATTACCGCTGAAGTTTGTGTTCATCATTTATTTTTTAGTGCTGATGATTACCACACTTTAGGAAACAAAATAAAGTGGAACCCTGCAATTAAAGACAAACACCATCAGCCACTTTTATTTGATGCGCTTTTAAACGATTATTTTGATGTTATTGCCACTGATCATGCACCGCATACATTAGAAGAAAAGGCGAATAAATATCGCAAGTCTCCCGGAGGCGGTCCTTTGGTTCAACACAGTTTGTTAATGATGTTGGATTTTTATTTTAAAGGAAAAATAACACTCGAAAAGATCGTTGAAAAAATGAGCCACAATGTTGCAACCTGTTTCGACATTGTTGATCGTGGGTTTATTCGTGAAGGGTATTTTGCTGATCTTGTTTTGGTGGATCTCACTGCTGAACAAAGAGTTACCAAAGAAAATTTATTGTATAAATGTGGATGGAGTGCATTGGAGGGAAGAACTTTTAAGGGGAAAATAAAGACTACATTTGTCAACGGGAATATTGTTTATGATGCGGGGAAGATAATGGAATCTGCCAGAGGGGAGAGGTTGAAGTTTAATAGTTGACGTATACTCCCGAACCCAGAACTCAGAACCCAGAACTCAGAACTGAAACATGTAGTAATCGACGAAGGATATCTACTACATGTCATTACTCATCAACATCTTCATCTTTCTCCTTCTTCGAAAACCACTCTTTTATTTTTTCCACATGTTCACCAAGATCCTTTTGTCCAAGATATTTTACAGATTGATCCATGGCATATGCTAAAATGGATTTAAAAAAATTCTTTTTACTATTATTAAATATAACACCACTTGCAGCTGCGGCCATTATTATTTTTATTGCTGTATTTGCTAAACCACTTTTTTCACCATCAGTATCCTTTGGATTAATAAGATTTAATAATTTACTACGGGATAAAAAGTTTGCAATATTTATCGCAGGTTTTAGTTTTTCTTTGAGTGATTTATAGTGTGTGGATAATAATAATTCATGTTCTTTAATTTTTCCTCTGAGAAAGACTTTCTCTTTCTGTAAATCCTCAAGGGTGCGGATTTCCGGTTTATTGTTTTGTTTCTGGCTCATCATTGCTGAATTGATTGATGAAATAATTTATCATTTTTCTGCGTAAAGATCCTTTGCCTATCCAAAGAATAAGAAGTGCGATCAATAAATAAAATCCTGCCAATACTCCAAATCCCGCTGCTGTATTGTGTAGTGCATTTCCAAGCATGTACGACAATGCAAATGAACCAAATATAAAAAACAATACCAGGAAAATAATCGCTGCTCCATTTGTAATTAGGTTCGCTAGAGCAATGGATATTTTTTCTGTAATATTTAATTGAATTAATTGAAGACGTAAGTTAACATATTCTTTAACATCATCTACCATTTCATTGATATTGTCTTCCTGATTATTTTGATTTTCGTTATTATTCATATGATAGGTTAAAATGTGAATTAATAAAATAACAAATAATTATTACGCCTACTTATTCTTCCTCTGCTTCACCCTCTATAACACTTATTTCCAATCGGTTCGATTTGTAAATTTTAAGTAATATAATAAATAAACTAAGCAATAATGGTCCGTAAAGTATACCTAATATACCAAATAATGGAATGCCGATAACAACACCAACTATGGTGATCAAAGGGTGTGTATTGGCTATTTTTTTTCCTATGGCCATGCGTATAAAATTATCAATGGTGGTAACGATCAAATATCCATACACAATAATTCCTATGCCGGCAACCATATTTCCATTAGACATTTCAATAATCCCCGCTGGAATAAAAATGATAGGTGCGCCAAACATTGGTATCATAGATAGGAAGATGCCGATCCCTCCCCAAAAAATCGGATCGGAAATTCCGAAAATCCAGAAACCTAATCCCAAAAGAGTTCCCTGAATAATAGCTATAAAACCTTGACCTAAAATATTTGAATAAGTCATATTCCGCAATTCAGAACCAATAGTGAGGCTATCTTTCCTCTTAAAGGGTAAATAATTCACCAGACCTCTCTCAAATTCCCTAAAATATTTAATGGTAAAGTATAGGGTGAAATACATAACGATCACCTGTATAAAGGTACTCGCAGCTCCATTGATTATGGAAGTTACAAAATCTCCGGCCTGAGCTTTTAAGTCGGCAATTGAATTCTTGATCAGATCAGGGTCATTGAGTTTTTCTGCTGCAAAGGTGTTTATATTCTGTAATATGATTTCTGTTTGCTCCGGATTATTAACATAAAACATAACCCTGTCAGTGATCAATTTAATAATAAAGAAGATGGGAATAATTAAGCTAACAAAGGAAAGTATCAGAATAAGCGCTGTAGAAAGGCTCTTGTTCCATTTCTTTTTTTCCTGCAAATAAATATTAAGTGGCCTGAAAATTACATATATAATAATTGCGCCTAAAAATCCACTGGTAATTCTATTCAAGCCAATTGCGATACAAATAGCAAGTAGGACCAGAATAATCAAAATAAAATTATTCCTTTGTTTTAAAACGGGAACAGACATTGACATAGATAGAATTTATTGTTAAAAGTAGGAAATTATTCAAACTTTGAACCAATCTTCCATTTAATTTTTGCCTGACAAATATATTTTAAAAAATCTTCCATTTAATGGAGGGTATTACCAATTAATGGAAGGATTCCACTTACTTTTTCTTTTTGGTTTGTTGCTCTTTATTGCTCTTCATTGCCTGTTGTTGTCTCATCGCATCTTCCAAACGTTTTGCAAAACCTGATTTTTGTTTTTCGGGTTTGGCTTTGTTTTCCTGAATTCTGCGGTGAATTTCATCATCATTAATAAAGAATCTTCTGATACTCCATTGTTGTCCGAAGGTTACAAGATTACTTACAAAATAATAATAAGTTAATCCTGCAGGAGAACTATTGAGGAAGAAGAAGAAGAATATAGGTGTGATATACTGTATAGTTTTCATAGGACCGGTAAGCTGTGTTGTATTTTGCATATTCATGCGTATATACATCACCGAACTGATGGTCATTAAAATACAGAAAATACTGATGTGATTTCCAATAAATGGAATTTCGTTGCTCCATCTTATAATATCATCATAAGAAGAAAGATCATCTGCCCATAAAAATGATTGTTGACGCAATTCAATGCTTCCCGGAAATAAACGGAACATCGCAATTAGAATTGGCATAGATAATAAGGTTGGTATACATCCTCCCAAAGGATTTACTCCGGCCTTTCGGAATAATTTTAATTGTTCCTGTCCTAATTTCGCCTGATCATCTTTATATTTTTCTCTTATCTCAGCAACCTCGGGATTTAGTACCCGCATTTTTGCCATGGATAAATAGGAACGGTAAGTGAGCGGAGTTAATGCAAGTTTTAATATCAGGGTCATTAATAATATGATAAGACCATAATTACCGATAAAACTGCTCAGCCAATTAAACAAAGGAATTATCGCAAAAGTATTTATCCAGCCTATAAATCCTGAGCCTGTGGGAATAATGGTTTCCAGACCTATATCCAATGCATTTAAGTTCTGGTAATCGTTTGGTGCAAGATACCATTGCATTGGGAAATCGAAGGTGCTTTTATTATTGAAAGTAATATATAATTCGGTGTTGCAACGTTTTACATAATCGGTAGAATCCTCATCCATGTAAACATCTATCTTCCCTTTATTTTCAAATTTATCTTTTGCAATAAGGGTGCTGTTAAAAAATTGTTGCTGACAACTCACCCATTTTATTGGAGACTCAAATTTTATTTCACCATTGGTGTTTTTATAATCCACGTCGCCATCTGCCGTACTAAAATATAATTTTGAATACTGGCGTTCGTATTTAATATTTTTTTCCTGCTCCTGCATTTCATTCTTCCAGTTAAGAATGATGATCGGGTCGCGACCTGGAATTATTTGTTGAAATTCTGTGAGTTTTAAATTGTAGTCAATCAGATAATCGGTTCCGGTAAAAGCATAAATTTGTTGTAGTGCGCTACCGTTACCAAGATCAGCAGTAAAGGTTATCGATTTTCCATCACTTGTTTTATTCGCGGTAAAATATAATTCTTCCGTATTAATTACTTTATTATCGGCATAGTAAAAATTATAATTAAAACGGTTTTTATCTCCCCCAATAACATCCAAAACCCCACCGTCGTAATTTTTATATTTTTTAAGTTCAGCCCGTTGTATGGAACCGCCTTTGCTGTTAAATACAATTTTAATAAAATCATTTTCAATAGAATCTGCTTTTTCAGTGCCCTGCATTACAGATGCGAATGGTCCAAAGGATGCATTTTTCTGGCTGAGTTTGATCGAATCTTCCAAACGGATCAATGCTTCGGCAGAAAGGTTTCTTTTTAAACTGTCGGGAATAAGCGCAGAAGTTGTGATAATGGCACTTGCACCTGTATCCACTTTAACCGGATTATTTACCAGATAAATGGAATCTGCGATCCTTTTTACATTTTTGATGGAATCCTCCGTA
This window contains:
- a CDS encoding PD40 domain-containing protein; the encoded protein is MKQIGSAILILFLLINLSSGCKQSNNSEANGTPTISEEKKDTLTYPQEKHLKNLKQLTFGGDNAEGYFSFNSEMIVFQRRNANENVPCDQIYYGKLPTDDSRFEYSLLSTGKGRTTCSYFLPGNDKVLYASTHAKVDTCMPDPDRSKGYLWGVHSSYEIYISDLKGNIVQQLTDNNYYDAEAVVSPNGDKILFTSNRSGDLELWTMTLEGKDPKQITKGLGYDGGAFFSPDGSKIIFRASRPSTAEAIKEYKDLLKEGFVKPTAMELFICNADGSELKQITNLGGANWAPFFHPSGNKIIFSSNHTTKRVPFNLFMINLDGTGLEQITFDTIFDSFPMFSYDGKKLIFASNRNTGGSRDTNLFIADWVD
- a CDS encoding dihydroorotase — encoded protein: MMKTIIKNAFVVNEGKISSQDVLINNGRIQKIDSNIQIEGNYKEINAEGLHLLPGIIDDQVHFREPGLTHKGEIYTESRAAVAGGVTSFMDMPNVNPPSLTQQLLEQRYLLAADRSIANYSFYMGVSNDNVEEVLKTDAKTICGIKIFMGSSTGNMLVDDKNTLENLFRNAPTLIATHCEDEATILHNLELAEEKFGEDIPVEYHPIIRNEEACFLSSSFASELAKKCNTRLHILHISTGEEIKLFDNKVPLKDKRITAEVCVHHLFFSADDYHTLGNKIKWNPAIKDKHHQPLLFDALLNDYFDVIATDHAPHTLEEKANKYRKSPGGGPLVQHSLLMMLDFYFKGKITLEKIVEKMSHNVATCFDIVDRGFIREGYFADLVLVDLTAEQRVTKENLLYKCGWSALEGRTFKGKIKTTFVNGNIVYDAGKIMESARGERLKFNS
- a CDS encoding phage holin family protein, which produces MNNNENQNNQEDNINEMVDDVKEYVNLRLQLIQLNITEKISIALANLITNGAAIIFLVLFFIFGSFALSYMLGNALHNTAAGFGVLAGFYLLIALLILWIGKGSLRRKMINYFINQFSNDEPETKQ
- a CDS encoding AI-2E family transporter — protein: MSMSVPVLKQRNNFILIILVLLAICIAIGLNRITSGFLGAIIIYVIFRPLNIYLQEKKKWNKSLSTALILILSFVSLIIPIFFIIKLITDRVMFYVNNPEQTEIILQNINTFAAEKLNDPDLIKNSIADLKAQAGDFVTSIINGAASTFIQVIVMYFTLYFTIKYFREFERGLVNYLPFKRKDSLTIGSELRNMTYSNILGQGFIAIIQGTLLGLGFWIFGISDPIFWGGIGIFLSMIPMFGAPIIFIPAGIIEMSNGNMVAGIGIIVYGYLIVTTIDNFIRMAIGKKIANTHPLITIVGVVIGIPLFGILGILYGPLLLSLFIILLKIYKSNRLEISVIEGEAEEE
- the yidC gene encoding membrane protein insertase YidC; this translates as MDRNNVIGFVLLGILIVVFFVFQSRDANRIRLEQAKIQHTEDSIKNVKRIADSIYLVNNPVKVDTGASAIITTSALIPDSLKRNLSAEALIRLEDSIKLSQKNASFGPFASVMQGTEKADSIENDFIKIVFNSKGGSIQRAELKKYKNYDGGVLDVIGGDKNRFNYNFYYADNKVINTEELYFTANKTSDGKSITFTADLGNGSALQQIYAFTGTDYLIDYNLKLTEFQQIIPGRDPIIILNWKNEMQEQEKNIKYERQYSKLYFSTADGDVDYKNTNGEIKFESPIKWVSCQQQFFNSTLIAKDKFENKGKIDVYMDEDSTDYVKRCNTELYITFNNKSTFDFPMQWYLAPNDYQNLNALDIGLETIIPTGSGFIGWINTFAIIPLFNWLSSFIGNYGLIILLMTLILKLALTPLTYRSYLSMAKMRVLNPEVAEIREKYKDDQAKLGQEQLKLFRKAGVNPLGGCIPTLLSMPILIAMFRLFPGSIELRQQSFLWADDLSSYDDIIRWSNEIPFIGNHISIFCILMTISSVMYIRMNMQNTTQLTGPMKTIQYITPIFFFFFLNSSPAGLTYYYFVSNLVTFGQQWSIRRFFINDDEIHRRIQENKAKPEKQKSGFAKRLEDAMRQQQAMKSNKEQQTKKKK